GCTATTCTGACTTTTGAGGCACCTAAGATTGGAAcataaattttagaatatcCTAAAACGAGATCtgctttcctttttttattctcCCTACAATTGTCATTACTTTTGGTTGTAGATATACCTATAGGATCAGCTGAGAGATCGAAAATGATACAACTAATACTAACCGTATGGATGTTATTACAGATGACACTGCTATGCTATGGGGTGTGAAATTCTACAATGATCTGCTCATGCAAGCAGGTCCTTCAGGAAATGTCCAGTCAGAGCTACTATTCCGGAAGGATGCATCAACTTTCACTTTTGAGAAGGGTTGGGCTTTTCCTCACAGAATTTATTTCAACGGAGACAACTGTGTGATGCCTCCTCCTGATGCATATCCATACTTGCCAAATGCCGGTTCACGATGGGAGGTGTCCCTGATTACATTAGTGGTGACATTGATGTCTTCAATGGCAGTTGTCCttacatacatttaaaaaattatcatctGTGTATAGTTCAATGTATATCTGTTTTAGTTTGTTATCTCTGGGTTGACACCCGTGTTATTGCCAAGATTGGTGTGTGAGTTGGTATGGCTGAGCAATGGCCAGGCGTTCTGACTTGTGGTGTGCATATACTAATTTCATGCTAAAAGGGCTGCTACCATAGTCCCTTTAGCAGTTGTGTCACatgtttttttgtattttgtaggTTTGTCAAGTTCATAGTGTTTCTAGGCTGTGTATGAAAGTACAAGACCAATTCACAAACACATGTACTGCTTATATTAGATGCTTTGATAATCTTGTTTTCTCCACTAATGTCTTGTAATGACTTTCTACATTGTGAAAAAGATACTTTGCAGCAGGAGTTGCATTTTGTTTGATCTATCGTGGTGCAATTTTGCTGTATATCTCAGCTGAGGTACATTTTCTTTTCCAGTAATCAATTAGTAAAAATTATTGTGTGAATGCTATATTCTGTAATCTGTAAACTGTCTTCCTTGAGTTAGCAAAGTACATCACTCTGTAAGCATTTGACGACAAGAATGAAGTTTTCATTTATCAATGCGTATAATGACTCTGCGGAATTCAGTGTGATATTCCTATGCACATACCGGGTTCGTCCTTTCAAAGAATTCAATATCTGTGATTTCAACATACTACGGAGCTTGTGGTTGCTTagcttcaaaattttcaaggaCTGACAAAACTAGAGATCAAAAGAGTAGAATAGAAAGGAAAAACAGGGAAAATGACAATGTTGTGAAGGCAACAGGACTATGATGGGCAAAGTTGGGTAAGTATGGATAAGTGTCTGGTGGTGGCAGCATGCATTCGTCGCCATTGAAGTAGACTTTCCGAGGAAATGCCCATCCTTGCTTGAAGGAGAATGTTTCCTTGTCCTTCTGGAGGAGCACTTCTGATTGGACAGTCCCAGATGGCCCTGCTTCCATCAGTAAGTCATTGTAGAACTTCATACCATAGAACATTCCAGTGTCATCTGCATATGAATTTCAGATTGGCACATGATCAATATGTTTGCCCTTATCATGATGATCTTGTTTAGAGATAGCGAATGGGCTATACTTAATAGAGATTAGGGACTTACTGACGGATTGATAGGGAACGAGAGGCTTGTAATCAAAGCTAAAAACTTGTGTAACATTGTTAAGATTTGGATGCTGAACAACAAGAGTCCATTGTGTGTAATTGATCCTGTAATTGAAGTTGGTTACAGTAAGCTTGACTCGCCAATAGTCCTTGTAGTTGAGTTTCACATGCCAATGCACTCGAATTGGGCACATATGGTGCGTACACTGTATTAACGGTGCATTGTCTTTTCTTGGAGTGTTTACCCCAACCACACTCAATAGTTTGGAGTCGCTCCTGCACATTTGTCATAAGAAGTTAAGTAAATCAAATCTTTGTGCTCTGGAAATTTATGTCTGTAAAAAGCTAGAGACTTACTTGATACATTTGTTTCTGTTCTCACAACCACAAGCACAAGAAGGACAAGAAGTGATGGTTTCATTGTAGAAACTTGACATGGAGACACAACAACTCGGGTGTTTTCGTGCTAGAAATTGGGAGTATGTGCATGTCACATTCCATGTCACtgccaaaggattagttattaGTGGATAAAGTTCAATGATCATACGTGAAATTAACTTGATGAACATGACTTACTTAAGGCCTGTGTTTTGCGTCGAAGATCAGGTGTGAAAAATTTGGTAGGTGGAACAATCTTAGCAGGGCCACAAGTGTATCCAGGTCCAGGACCAAGCAAAGTGAAGTTCTTAGGAAGTTTAACGGTCTTGTTGGTGGTACCAGCTTGTCCGACGCTAACTTGAAATGCAGAGACAGAAGATTGAGGATCTTGGCCCCAAGAAGCCAAGACACCACCTTTGCAGCAATTGGTAAATTGCTGGTTATAAGGAGTTCCAGGGAGCAAATCTACTACTGTGGGGTTCTTTTTGCAGCAATGAGGAATGTTGCCTTTGAATTTAGAGCAGTCCCCTTGTTCAGTGGTTTGTGCACCCACCATAGACCAAATCACTTCTTTCTTAGCCCATGTCCATCCTAGGGTCCAACCAGGGGTCATGATATGCCGGTACATTTGGAAATTGTTCATCGTTACAGTAGCCTACAAGTATGATCATATTATATGGAATTAGAATGTTGATAAAGTAGAACATGTAATAACACATGCGTGTTAAAATCCAATAATTTACACTATCAGTATATATAAATTAAGTCGCTTACGACATAGCCATCTGGTGTCCAAGACATAACATCCCATTTGATGGTGATATTCCCATTGGGATCCAACGGATCAAATGCAACTGCATCAATAATGTAACAAATGTTATGtttgaagaggaaaaaaagcagaaaggaaaatgagttgtggATATTAAGCAAAACACCTGTATGAGGAATGAGAGCAATTAAGAAGAAGCCAGCCACAACAATCAAACCTCTCATTTTTTTcgtcaaaatcaaaaaaaaatgagtCGTTTAGTATGTAGTATACTTGGAATTATATATATGAGTCGTATAGCGTGTGTAATTTGTTTTGTACCAACTGGCTGTTGGTAGCAAGAGGATGGAGAAGATGTGCAGTCAGTTTGttccttctaattttattttatttttttggttgatttGGCTCTAATATTTATATTGCTTTTGGAGTACTTTCTGAATCTTGAAGTAAGGATTTAATTTGGTCAGTGGTATGTCATATCTCATatgtatatacttttttttaatcatatgtATACATCAAgctctttgtttttttctttttcaatgaaCTATATATTTCCTTGCCTACGTGATTGTAACATTCTAACGGTGATTTTCCAGCTACTTAAGAAGCGAGCTTTTAGACCTATAACTACTCTCGAGAATAAAATGTATGTTTTCATTCTATTAATACGAGAAAGATTGCAACTTATActaatatttttcatagttttcaaatatcaaaattttaaatatatatatatatatacatatcacgTGGTGAGTCAAAATAAGGAACTGAAAAAGTCGTAACACCTTGCAAGAGTTTACCTCAAGGAAAGAAAGGGCAAAGTTTTGGTAGGGACGACATTGTAACAGGTAAAATATCCCTCTCCTATACAAGACATATATAGTAACTAAGTTATCTCTTCTCTTTCCAAATTCTAATGATTCATCAATTACATCTCCCACACAAACTTTTTTTTCCCCACCACATCAAAGGATCAATAGTATTCTCATTTATTCTTCAGCGTGACTCAAACTCTCAACCTACTGAATCATGGTGTAGATGCTCAATGTGTAAACCTCACTCGTTACACACCCTAGcgcaaaaaataaaagaaaggtgAATTCTTATTATAGTTCCTATCAAATGAGtaataaagataaaaagaagagcccaaaaaggaaataaagacACAAAAGAATATGTAGGTAAGGTCCTTGGGAGTCCAGTTAtggaatataaatatatgagtTTGCATGTGGTTTGGCGTGTGCAGTGAGTTGCAAGGAAgtgtcaacatcaacgtaacGCTTATATCATACTCAACTCAACAAACTATCATTGTCTCCCCCATGCATATTCTCCCCATCTCTGTAAAAACACAACTTTCACCATAATTTTAAGTAATGATGTAAAAGCACTATAATTATGACGTCAAAGTTATATTCTACTTAAGACTCCGCGTTGCATACATTGATTACTAAATACATTTGATCGAAATATacatcattattttcaaaatatgattgATACACTATTTACATTGTGTAACAAACTTATAGctgattaaaaaaagataagtataaaaaatataactaaactATCCACGTTTCTTATCTAAACTATTCAGAGTATGAGTTTCATCTAAACATAACGTAACTATTGAGAGTCGGCAGATGTTCCCTTAGGAGTTAGGTGAAGGAGACCTCATGGGCCATTATTCGGGTTGTTAACTTACCAGGCACCGTTTTGGGCCCAAAAAGATCGGTTTGGATTGAAGACAAAAactgttgggctttgtggaggcttgtgagccggcccgacccattactgaaaccctaggttaaccatttggttttcctataaatatgatccttgtatttgtaattctaaNNNNNNNNNNNNNNNNNNNNNNNNNNNNNNNNNNNNNNNNNNNNNNNNNNNNNNNNNNNNNNNNNNNNNNNNNNNNNNNNNNNNNNNNNNNNNNNNNNNNNNNNNNNNNNNNNNNNNNNNNNNNNNNNNNNNNNNNNNNNNNNNNNNNNNNNNNNNNNNNNNNNNNNNNNNNNNNNNNNNNNNNNNNNNNNNNNNNNNNNNNNNNNNNNNNNNNNNNNNNNNNNNNNNNNNNNNNNNNNNNNNNNNNNNNNNNNNNNNNNNNNNNNNNNNNNNNNNNNNNNNNNNNNNNNNNNNNNNNNNNNNNNNNNNNNNNNNNNNNNNNNNNNNNNNNNNNNNNNNNNNNNNNNNNNNNNNNNNNNNNNNNNNNNNNNNNNNNNNNNNNNNNNNNNNNNNNNNNNNNNNNNNNNNNNNNNNNNNNNNNNNNNNNNNNNNNNNNNNNNNNNNNNNNNNNNNNNNNNNNNNNNNNNNNNNNNNNNNNNNNNNNNNNNNNNNNNNNNNNNNNNNNNNNNNNNNNNNNNNNNNNNNNNNNNNNNNNNNNNNNNNNNNNNNNNNNNNNNNNNNNNNNNNNNNNNNNNNNNNNNNNNNNNNNNNNNNNNNNNNNNNNNNNNNNNNNNNNNNNNNNNNNNNNNNNNNNNNNNNNNNNNNNNNNNNNNNNNNNNNNNNNNNNNNNNNNNNNNNNNNNNNNNNNNNNNNNNNNNNNNNNNNNNNNNNNNNNNNNNNNNNNNNNNNNNNNNNNNNNNNNNNNNNNNNNNNNNNNNNNNNNNNNNNNNNNNNNNNNNNNNNNNNNNNNNNNNNNNNNNNNNNNNNNNNNNNNNNNNNNNNNNNNNNNNNNNNNNNNNNNNNNNNNNNNNNNNNNNNNNNNNNNNNNNNNNNNNNNNNNNNNNNNNNNNNNNNNNNNNNNNNNNNNNNNNNNNNNNNNNNNNNNNNNNNNNNNNNNNNNNNNNNNNNNNNNNNNNNNNNNNNNNNNNNNNNNNNNNNNNNNNNNNNNNNNNNNNNNNNNNNNNNNNNNNNNNNNNNNNNNNNNNNNNNNNNNNNNNNNNNNNNNNNNNNNNNNNNNNNNNNNNNNNNNNNNNNNNNNNNNNNNNNNNNNNNNNNNNNNNNNNNNNNNNNNNNNNNNNNNNNNNNNNNNNNNNNNNNNNNNNNNNNNNNNNNNNNNNNNNNNNNNNNNNNNNNNNNNNNNNNNNNNNNNNNNNNNNNNNNNNNNNNNNNNNNNNNNNNNNNNNNNNNNNNNNNNNNNNNNNNNNNNNNNNNNNNNNNNNNNNNNNNNNNNNNNNNNNNNNNNNNNNNNNNNNNNNNNNNNNNNNNNNNNNNNNNNNNNNNNNNNNNNNNNNNNNNNNNNNNNNNNNNNNNNNNNNNNNNNNNNNNNNNNNNNNNNNNNNNNNNNNNNNNNNNNNNNNNNNNNNNNNNNNNNNNNNNNNNNNNNNNNNNNNNNNNNNNNNNNNNNNNNNNNNNNNNNNNNNNNNNNNNNNNNNNNNNNNNNNNNNNNNNNNNNNNNNNNNNNNNNNNNNNNNNNNNNNNNNNNNNNNNNNNNNNNNNNNNNNNNNNNNNNNNNNNNNNNNNNNNNNNNNNNNNNNNNNNNNNNNNNNNNNNNNNNNNNNNNNNNNNNNNNNNNNNNNNNNNNNNNNNNNNNNNNNNNNNNNNNNNNNNNNNNNNNNNNNNNNNNNNNNNNNNNNNNNNNNNNNNNNNNNNNNNNNNNNNNNNNNNNNNNNNNNNNNNNNNNNNNNNNNNNNNNNNNNNNNNNNNNNNNNNNNNNNNNNNNNNNNNNNNNNNNNNNNNNNNNNNNNNNNNNNNNNNNNNNNNNNNNNNNNNNNNNNNNNNNNNNNNNNNNNNNNNNNNNNNNNNNNNNNNNNNNNNNNNNNNNNNNNNNNNNNNNNNNNNNNNNNNNNNNNNNNNNNNNNNNNNNNNNNNNNNNNNNNNNNNNNNNNNNNNNNNNNNNNNNNNNNNNNNNNNNNNNNNNNNNNNNNNNNNNNNNNNNNNNNNNNNNNNNNNNNNNNNNNNNNNNNNNNNNNNNNNNNNNNNNNNNNNNNNNNNNNNNNNNNNNNNNNNNNNNNNNNNNNNNNNNNNNNNNNNNNNNNNNNNNNNNNNNNNNNNNNNNNNNNNNNNNNNNNNNNNNNNNNNNNNNNNNNNNNNNNNNNNNNNNNNNNNNNNNNNNNNNNNNNNNNNNNNNNNNNNNNNNNNNNNNNNNNNNNNNNNNNNNNNNNNNNNNNNNNNNNNNNNNNNNNNNNNNNNNNNNNNNNNNNNNNNNNNNNNNNNNNNNNNNNNNNNNNNNNNNNNNNNNNNNNNNNNNNNNNNNNNNNNNNNNNNNNNNNNNNNNNNNNNNNNNNNNNNNNNNNNNNNNNNNNNNNNNNNNNNNNNNNNNNNNNNNNNNNNNNNNNNNNNNNNNNNNNNNNNNNNNNNNNNNNNNNNNNNNNNNNNNNNNNNNNNNNNNNNNNNNNNNNNNNNNNNNNNNNNNNNNNNNNNNNNNNNNNNNNNNNNNNNNNNNNNNNNNNNNNNNNNNNNNNNNNNNNNNNNNNNNNNNNNNNNNNNNNNNNNNNNNNNNNNNNNNNNNNNNNNNNNNNNNNNNNNNNNNNNNNNNNNNNNNNNNNNNNNNNNNNNNNNNNNNNNNNNNNNNNNNNNNNNNNNNNNNNNNNNNNNNNNNNNNNNNNNNNNNNNNNNNNNNNNNNNNNNNNNNNNNNNNNNNNNNNNNNNNNNNNNNNNNNNNNNNNNNNNNNNNNNNNNNNNNNNNNNNNNNNNNNNNNNNNNNNNNNNNNNNNNNNNNNNNNNNNNNNNNNNNNNNNNNNNNNNNNNNNNNNNNNNNNNNNNNNNNNNNNNNNNNNNNNNNNNNNNNNNNNNNNNNNNNNNNNNNNNNNNNNNNNNNNNNNNNNNNNNNNNNNNNNNNNNNNNNNNNNNNNNNNNNNNNNNNNNNNNNNNNNNNNNNNNNNNNNNNNNNNNNNNNNNNNNNNNNNNNNNNNNNNNNNNNNNNNNNNNNNNNNNNNNNNNNNNNNNNNNNNNNNNNNNNNNNNNNNNNNNNNNNNNNNNNNNNNNNNNNNNNNNNNNNNNNNNNNNNNNNNNNNNNNNNNNNNNNNNNNNNNNNNNNNNNNNNNNNNNNNNNNNNNNNNNNNNNNNNNNNNNNNNNNNNNNNNNNNNNNNNNNNNNNNNNNNNNNNNNNNNNNNNNNtctaagtggatgacagttgaaattcttcaagcctccaagtgggagattgttgggctttgtggaggcttgtgagccggcccgacccattactgaaaccctaggttaaccatttggttttcctataaatatgatccttgtatttgtaattctaaggagtagcacaagtgaaataaaatcctcctgttacagtcgtggagtagggaaaccgaaccacgttaaattcttgtgtgtcccgtttgtgttccgtttctcttttctctagattatttgtgtgtgttgtgtgtttaattcccaacaaaaACAATCTAATGGGCCTGGTATCTAAATGATGTTCAAGAAGGATTTATTCTgtaatttttaactttattactctaaaattagataaaactagaagagaaaaattatcaatatagattGTCTTATTCATGCtgcttctttattttaaaaaataggatCAGATGAAGGAAAATTTATGAGTGGTTCTTACTCATCTAAACTCTAGATAATAACAACCTAAAATTCAACAAATGGAGTTGTTGTGTACACAGTTTAGAATTGATTATTGATTTCAGTCCGGTTTAAATATGATCCATCAAGGTCAATTTTTGACTAACTTTAATAGTGATATATCTGACATAAATTCTACCTATTTAGAaatcaagtttgtcacgacccaaaacgcgtcgtgagtggcacccacatttaacCTCCTAAGTGGGTGAACCAATCAATTTTAacctaacttacaaaatacaagtATAACGCGGAAACTCAAATGttactaaatatcatttcctaaaacctgaaagtcatcacatcaaggacatctaatctccaatactaagtctaagaatatcaaatacaccaaaataaaagaataaaatggtatgtgtccgaaagttgacatcatgtcatgaccgaaagaatccaacacgagtttgaatgaatagctcaccctgaaacttgatatgcgggaggctggctagagctgaggggaATCTATAGTCATAGGTACACTCgttgcatttcataaaaggaaaacaaaaaaaaacacaaatagaACTCAGTAcggaggcaacatgtactgagtaggtatcatcggccaacccaaaataggaACTAATATACAATAAGTAAATAGTATTAACTCAATTATagcacttaacaggtgataaacaacaaacaacataaacaaGTGTCAACATTAAAGCTCGTAACTTATTAATTAAGGAATATGTATGTTGGCCATGTACCGCTGTACACATACGAAAGCCAAAATATagattaaaaacaaatttcCCTTGTTTGGACTATGGATGCACCCatagattttctctaatttcaaTGAAATGGTTGCTATGGTTCATGGTCTCTGAAACCGATTTGAACCGGCAGTGTTTTTATATAATAAGAACCAAAAATTAAGTATTCATTctgttcattttatattttacatatctCTTATTTATGGTGGATTTAGGAATTTTAATAAGAcgattcaaaatttgaaaaattaaatatacgaACTAATTGAAGGAAATTCAACGTCTactataaatacataaaaaataatttttatcatgtaaaaatagttatattttCCGCCGAAGGGGTTCGGATGAACCCCGAAAAGAAGGTTGGCTCCGCCCCTGTCTCTtactataatatttaaattttagattttaaaaaataatttgaaaaataaatagttaatattgagaatgacaaataaaaatgaaaattactaGACAAGTAAAAGTAAACATAAAGGagtatttacaaatttttttaatcatacactataacaaaaatgaccattagcgacaattaagaaattgtcgctaaatatatatttttagaggaaattgacattttttgtatatattccAAAAATCTTTAGCGACATTAGTTTTAataacacttaactaatgccgctaaaaattatttttattatagtgatAGAATATTTCTCGACAAGTATAAAAAAGAAGCTTGTTGAACAAGAAATGAGATGACTAAATTAGCAGGTCAACTTGAAAACTAGAGGCTATATAGACGCACCTGGTTTTATTGCTTTCCAAGTGAAAACTTGTTATCATCAACCAGCCCACTgaataatgtaattaattaattatcctTTTGGtattcaacttcaaatattaattgGTTATGTAGATCGATTGCTATATATAAACGAACCTGAGGCAAAACACCATATCTACTTTTAACGTATATTATATTAGCtctttgtttttcaaatatcgGCACCAAGCAATTGATATAGAAAATAACGCTACATGGGACGTTGGATTAGACCCGAGGTACGTAATACTCAACTACACTATCTCTACTAATTGATGATTTAGACAagtttatttgatatttaaaattttttaatattatttatgtcaTGTATCAAAAATAGTAGATTTATTTAAAGTTGTTGGTACGTAGGTATATCCACTAATGGCAGCGATGACATTTGTAACGGGAATGTGCGTTTTTCAGCTCACAAGAAACGTTCTCTTAAATCCTGATGTCAGGTACgtaattaaatttcattatgtCATTAATTTTATCGCAAAAAACTTTTATATTGattagaaaaaattgtatataggATCAATAAAGCTCATCGAAGCATGGGAATacttgaaaatgaagaagaaggagaGAAGTACGCAAAACATAGCCTTCGAAACTTCCTACGTACTCGTCCACCACAAGTCATGCCTTCTATCAACCGTTTTTTCTCTAATCATGATAACAATTGAAATCATATCTCAAttcaataatcatatattttattactttttggCTTCtcataaaattacttttaaattgatatttgatatttatattagagcCTTTTCATACTTTATGTGTTGATCGATCCTTCTTGTATTTTCGTTTGATATATATTAAGTCATGATGATTCAAGTAATTTTACTGTTTCTACGAGGAATGAACCCTTCCCCCCCTTTTTTATGGACTTTTGGCCATAAATAGTTCTCACTCTCTTCTAATTTTTTACTTCTGATTTAATATGTGGCCAACCAACAAATCATGTTGTTAAAGATAAAATgactatttttcaaaaaataaataaattagaaagaTGACAGTTTGTGTTCAAAATGAAAGCATGAAggtattatctttttatatttaaataaaaaatgtagttattttctaaaaaaatctttttattttatctttagcgacataatttatttgcaatataaattttattagattCTTTAGGATTATAACAAGTTCCACAAATAAGTTTCCTTTAAAATATTCGTGtccaatcaaatattttattaaaaataaaatggaaggAATCTATTTTAACATCTGTAAATTTCTCTATACCAATTTTaactttcaaatatatattttttttaatttccatCAAATGTCGAACAAACGCTTAATTAACAAAGCAATTCCATCTCTAAATCAGCCTTGGGCCTATAAATTCTTGGGGTGCGCCAGACCACCCAATATTGGAAGAAAGACCGCAATTGCGTCTACTTTTGTACATTATTTACaacaaatataatttagtagattaaatttataaatatttaattatatggtATTAATACAgataatcatcatattttacaTGATTTAAATTGGGGCTAAAATATGAGCTGTCACTATTAAAATTGATAAGAGAAAAGTccaaaatgaatgaatgggcGGTCCAACTTACTCTTTGAAGCTTTAATGTACTATGTATACATATTTTCAACAACTAATTAATATGTGATACATTCATTGTTAGTAGGCAAGACTTTGAACaaggaaataataataataggttCACATTAAATAACATTTTCATAGGTACATGATGaattaagacaaaaataatattttaaattaattataagcGTGTATGTAAATAGCACACACTAAGtgtgaatatattttttctccttGGAACAATGAGTAATGCCAAATATGGATATGCTAAAATTAGCGGTCTTCAATATATTTATTCTACCTCTAATTAGTAATAATTTTATGCTTAAccaataatttgtatatgtCCCAAGTCTCTCCCTGTTATTTTCCTCAACTGATTTCATGCCACAGAAATGTATTTATCATTGCAtcttaaataagaaataattaaatccGAAATAACAGACGTTACGTATTTCTTTTCTCAACCAGACTAAATAAATTGATAAGGCAATTGATACTGCTACCAATTGAAAGCACAGATGAATGTGACCAATTTTAATGTGCTTTAATGGTTAAGGTTCCTCTTCCTCATCattcttaaattaattattactcCTTTCTTgactttttatatttcattcttactataaaatataaatagtcgatctataatatcatttatttttaattgttatagttcttttgaaagtcaaataataataattttgattaacattttacgaagtattttttcatcatattgatatgcaaaaaattgaaatttatagtactttttgtataatttttttattcaaaatatcaaattaatataatctaatttaacattaaaaaaatagtcaatttgacttttgaaaagcgcaatatgacaattaaaagtgaacaAAGGAAATActtgtcatttcataaaatcaatgctTAAATTACAATATTCTTCCTATTTTACTTTTCTGAGTAATAAGACTTGAAAATATACATTTGACTAACATAAAAAACTAAATGGAAAATTCATTTAACTGGTCAAAtaattagataaaaataaataattcattgaTTGAAAAATTCACTTCAA
This window of the Solanum pennellii chromosome 2, SPENNV200 genome carries:
- the LOC107011632 gene encoding COBRA-like protein 4, yielding MRGLIVVAGFFLIALIPHTVAFDPLDPNGNITIKWDVMSWTPDGYVATVTMNNFQMYRHIMTPGWTLGWTWAKKEVIWSMVGAQTTEQGDCSKFKGNIPHCCKKNPTVVDLLPGTPYNQQFTNCCKGGVLASWGQDPQSSVSAFQVSVGQAGTTNKTVKLPKNFTLLGPGPGYTCGPAKIVPPTKFFTPDLRRKTQALMTWNVTCTYSQFLARKHPSCCVSMSSFYNETITSCPSCACGCENRNKCIKSDSKLLSVVGVNTPRKDNAPLIQCTHHMCPIRVHWHVKLNYKDYWRVKLTVTNFNYRINYTQWTLVVQHPNLNNVTQVFSFDYKPLVPYQSVNDTGMFYGMKFYNDLLMEAGPSGTVQSEVLLQKDKETFSFKQGWAFPRKVYFNGDECMLPPPDTYPYLPNFAHHSPVAFTTLSFSLFFLSILLF
- the LOC107011633 gene encoding uncharacterized protein LOC107011633, with the protein product MGRWIRPEVYPLMAAMTFVTGMCVFQLTRNVLLNPDVRINKAHRSMGILENEEEGEKYAKHSLRNFLRTRPPQVMPSINRFFSNHDNN